The Ipomoea triloba cultivar NCNSP0323 chromosome 13, ASM357664v1 genomic interval gttattacgttaatacgtaaatataaaaataatattaccaattaatagatattaattaattttcattttacattttcttaccaaataaattttattaattatttgactaataaaatagttaattaattgactacaaaagtttgggcgagaaaatgaaatagtatgattttaattttatatatagtgaATATTTAGTGTTatgtgaaaaaattataaagtaatGATTGGCACCATGTCAATcatactcatataattatatatttcatactttATTACACAGAGTATCGATTAATTATAATGCCTACTAACACAGTAAATTTTCTCTAGTACATTGGCCTCGCAACTCGAGCGAGTTTTCTGCCTCTGATAGGGTAGGATGGTGAAGTATTTGAATTGGGTGAGTTGGATGGTGAGGCGGCTAATTTGGATGCTGTAACAGCCAAACAAACTCTGATTGCTTGCTCGACACCGTGGTTCAATGTCTTTGTTGCAGTTGTGTCTTGTTTCAAATGTTTGAGTGCATTAGTGCAATCTTGAAGGCTATTTAATGCTGCTCCGAGTTGGATGTTCAAACTAACAACCTTATCTCCCCCGCGAGCCATTTCCATCGTCTCCAAGCTCTCCATCAAGCTGATACATTATTCAAtccaacaaattatatatcagtaaacatatataatgctatcaactaatcaaacgcACTAACCCAATCGGCTTACTTTTCTTGGGTGATTATGTAGGGCATTTTACACACGGGGTTTACTGACTCACTGGCATTGGTTCGTACATGCATAGCCACTTTTATTGCCTTAATTACTGCCTCGTCCCAATTTGTTGCTCCCTTCACCGTCTTCTCGCACAGCTCTTTGTCCACGGCGGTGACACAGAAGTTGTTGGATGCATCAACATGGGAGCCAAACATTAGATACACTACTACAGGCAATGCCACAATGTATCTCTTCAAACCtaccattttttatttattttttttttgtttttgtttttgttttttttgttagtcTCTTTAGGTTGGAACATTTTATTATGCCAACActaaaggtgtgtttggttgacaagtttagCTATGAGAAATtgatatcaaagtcattgttattgtttggttaatagattttttagaatactattatGGGTTTGATTATCCCttaattaattgcaaaactcatcccctaataaaataagggtttcgaTCTTTACCTTTCTCCTTAGCcacttcctcaactattaataatcattctcattctaccatactatcaaacatgcaaaatactttcaccaaaactcattacccttaccaagtatttgatacccattctaATTCTgattccatgtgcgaaccaaacacagaTTAGTAAAaggatttgatttcaattcaaattacaagagagagagagagtctatTTATTATAACCTACTATAGACTCTCCTATTCTATAGGCTAAACTAATATGACTGAGTTACAACCACTAGAactaataacataatatataaaataataaggaaataGTAACAGCATAATATATCATAACtcacacaccccctcaagcacaaggttgaaTCTCCGCAACATTGAGCTTGCGTCGGAGTGTCTGGAAACGCGGAGCTGGAAGTGGTTTTGTGAAGATATCGGCGATCTGGTCCTGCGACGAGACAAAGTTGACTGTGAAATCCCCTGAGGTAACCTTGTCCCGAAcaaaatgaaaatcaatttcCACGTGCTTGGTTCTTGCATGGAAAACCGGATTTGCAGCCAAATAAGtcgcaccaagattgtcacaccataagtGAGCTGGTTTACCAGAGTGCAGCCCTAGCTCACTGAGGAGGGAGACCACCCAGACAACCTCTGCAGAAACATCAGCTAAccctttatactcagcttctgTCGAAGAACGCGCCATAGTCCGCTGTTTGCTGGAAAgccaagaaatgaaattatcaCCATAGTAAACTGCATATCCGCTGGTGGATTTTCTGTCGACTGGGCAGCCCGCCCAATCGGAGTCGGAGTAGGCATGTAACTCGGTAGACGAAGACGGAGATAATTGGAGTCCAAAAAATTGAGTCCCTTTAACATATCGAAGCACTCGTTTGAGGAGACCCCAGTGTTCCTCAGTGGGTGAGTACATGAATTGACAGAGTCTGTTAACAGCAAAGGAGAGATCAGGGCGAGTGATAGTAAGATACTGAAGAGCCCCGACGATGCGACGATACTGAGTTGGATTGTCAAATGACTCAACTGATGGAGTGGTCGGTTGAGTCGTGGCAGCCGGAGTAGCCAAGGCTTTGCAATCCACCATACCGGCATGGGTTAGGATGTCTTTCATATAACGTCGTTGTGATAGAAGAATCCCATGTGAGTCGGAAATAgtctcaattccaagaaagaagcTCGGTGCACCTAAGTCTCGGATTTTAAAAGTTCTGGAGAGTTGAGTGAGTAACTTATCAATTAACGGGCTATCATTACCCATCATAATTATGTCGTCGATGTAGACAAGTAGGTAGACCCTGGATATGCCGGCGATGTAATAAAAAAGAGAAACATCTGTCTTCGGCGCTGAAAACCCAACTGAGCATAAGAACTCATGCAGGCGCTTGAACCATGCACGAGGTGCTTGCTTAAGTCCATAGAGTGATCGTTGCAGGTGGCAGGCGTGACTCGGGTGAACAGGATCTTCGTAGCCAGGTGGTTGTTTCATGTATACCGTTTCAGACAAATGTCCATTTAAGAAAGCATTGTGGACGTCAAGCTATCATAGAGTCCAGTTGTTTGAGACAGCAAGAGAAAATAATAAGCGTACTGTAGTTGGTTTGACAACTGGACTGAAGGTGTCAAAGAAGTCCTCGCCAGCTACTTGATTAAAGCCTTTGGCGACAAGCCGTGCCTTGTATCGTTCTACTGATCCATCTGGCTTCCTCTTGGTTCTAAACACCCACTTACAACCAATTACGTTCATAGTTGGGTCTAGCAGTACTAATTTCCAAGTATTGTTATGGAGTAACGCATTAAACTCCTGGTCCATGGCATCACGCCATTGTGCATGACCAACAGCTTGAGAGTAACATGTGGGCTCAACCGAGGTGGTAAGAGCATAGAACTGTTCACCAGTGCCTTTAGTTTTACGTCGAGTGCACATAACATGACCTTCAGTTTGAGTATTCCTAGCTTGAGTTCCACTCGATCGAGATTGTGTTTGAGCCGGAACAGTAGGGGCTTGGATTGCTAAGTGAGGAGGTTCCTGTGCCAAGGGTATTTGTGAAGGTGTCACGTCTGGCATCCCGGAGATATTAACTGGACATACACCCCAAGTGATGCGACCCAAATGTAACCAATAAATGATTCATtgaaagtctcgagtggcccggtaacaataTTCCAATCAAGGAAGACAATCAGACTTcaatatcagatcaaatttcccggtgtgaaattatttgcaagatgtattttttttttaggtgggaaactactttgcaagaattgtatttttttatttttgggtggaaattacttttgcaaaatgttgtatttttaattttgggtgggaaattattttgtattttaattttgggtgggaaattattttgtatttttaattttgggtgggaattacatttacaaagttgtaattttttactttgggtgggattagtgacctagaatatttaataccttattttcccctataaataccccataaacccaatggtttgaagaacaccttgtaagaattcaatttgagtgaaatttctctcttttctttgcatgagaagtgcattgaagtttaggttgtttgtgagaagcattcaatcttggtaggctagtgagaagctagtttatccctttatcttgttctttatattcacacacatatccaaaaacccaaaaagaatactattactcatattatatagctaattttatttttgtatcttaattctagtgctagattcctaatactctaattcttagccttgcttaataatctaagggttgagagtattatttgttagtttggtgaggctttgtagagttgggatctcaaaatccaagagtctacaaggtaagatcctcttttggacacgaaaggttcttgagtgattccttgagtgtgcacttattgcgggaagcaatccgtgtacgcatcaccAAGGTACATCATTAGGTTCTGAGGATGAATTAACCTGCAAAGTAGATTCAAAAGGAAAGACGGATTCGTTAAAGCGGACATGATGACAGATGTAGACAGCCCCAGATTTCAGATCTATGCAGCGATATCCCTTAAAAGAGAATGGGTAACCTAAAAAGACACAGGGAGTAGTCTGATATTCAATTTTATGTTTGTTGTAGGATCGGAGATACGGAAAGCACTGACTACCAAAGACACGGAAGAATGTGTATGTAGGTTGTGTTTTGAAGAAACGGAAATGCGGACTATCGAAGTTTATGGCAGCGGAGGGAAGACAATTAATCAAATGTGTGGCTGTTTCAAAAGCATAGTCCCAGTATAAGTAAGGTGTGGAACTATTAGCTAAAAGTGCAAGGCCGGTCTCGACAATATGTCTGTGTTTACGTTCTACCCGACCGTTTTGTTCATGTGTGTATGCGCATGATTGCCGATGAAATATACCAAGAGTTTCGAAAGTTTTATGAAGGCGTAGGTATTCACCCCCTAAGTCGGACtgtatggctttgatagaacgggAAAACCGCCGTTCTACCATTACCCAGAAAGAATcgaatattttataaatatcttATTTTAGCCGTAAGGGATAAAACCAGCAATACCGGGAGAAGTCATCTACAAACAGTACAAAATATCTAGATCCGGTAAAGGACAGTACCGGTGACGGACCCCAGATATCCGTGTACAATAAATCTAATACATTTTGACTATTAGTAGATACCCTGTCTAAAGGAAAACGTGCCGATTTTCCAAGTTGGCACGGTGTACAAAGATTgtgattatttaaattattgacACTAACAGGACAGTATTTTAAGACACGACTGCGAACTTGATTATGAGGATGCCCAAGCCGTTGATGCCAAATAACCGAGGAGGCTCGAGCCGAAACAAATGCATAGTGAGACCGGGGAACTGACAATCTGTATAGATCACCGACCGTTGACCCTCTAAGGAGCACCTCCCGAGTGTggcaatccttcacaagaaaacaaTCGTTATGAAACTCAAAGAATACATTGTTTTCGTTTGTAAACTTAAATACAGAAAGAAGCGGAATTGATAAATTTGGAACGTGTAAAATTTTGGACATGGTTAAGTGTTTGGACTGAGATGGAATTACTGCATGGCCGATTCGTGAGACTGCCAAACCTGTGCCATTGCTGACCTTTAAGACGTCACCGCCATTGTAAATCCCGGAATGAGTCATCATTGTGTCATTAGGAGTTGCATGGGATGTGGCTCCAGTATCAGGATACCAAGCATCAGACACAGCCGGATTGGATTCGCCATCAACAGCGACATTCGCGCGGGGTGCAGGGCGGTCGTCGTATCTCTTGAAGCAGTGAACGACCGAATGGCCGTGAGACCTGCAAATCTGACACCTAGGGGATCTGCCACCGCCGCGGCTGCGGCCAGAACCGCCCCTGCCTCTCCAGTGTCGCCCACCGCGACTGCTCCCGGGATGTCTGCCACCGGAATCGCCATGTGCTCTGCCGCGACCTGCGAACAGCGCCATCGGAGCCTGGGTCTGCCCGACGGTATCAGCGACTGCAAAATCATCGGAGTTGATGAACTCCTGATTCTGCAAGTGGTCGACGAGCTGGGCTAACGTTACTGTTGCGGCGGAGATAGTCAGCGCGCTTGCCATCGAACGATATTCGGGACGGAGGTCCGCGAAGTGCATACAGTACCTGTTCGTCGGAGGATAGCGGACGCCCAGCGAGTGAGAGAGCCTCGGCGATTATTTGTGCTTTGCCGAGATATTCAGCCGGCGACTGATTGCCTTGTCTGAGAGTCTGAAATTGGCCGAGGAGACTCAAGCATCTCGACCGCGACGATGAGGCTAGCGCAGCAGTGATAGCATCCCAAACCTCCCGGGCGGTAGACCTGCCGACGGCGAGGTACATGACCTCGTCGGTGAGTGACGAGATCAAGAGAGACAAGATCAACTGATCTTGTTGGACCCAAGTTTGATGCGCCGGATTGGACACCGGAGGCGTGGCAGAAGTCGACGTCGGCGGCTGGGAAAAGGGGACGGTGGCCGGCGGACACGGGTGCGAACCGTCCAAGAAGCCGAGCAAACCTTGCCCGCGTAGGAATGGAACCAACTGGGTTCTCCAGTGGAGGTAGTTACGGGTTGTGAGCTTCACCGAAACGTAATGGTGAGCGGCCGTGAGTGAGGGTGGCGGAACTGGTAGCGGGTTGGTGACTACGGTGAGAGCACCGTCGTTTGGTGAATTGGCCATGGGTGATGATCGGAAAACCGAATCGTGAAAGAGGATCGGGAAAGGAGGAAAGAGTTTCGCTCACCTTTCGCAACTCATACCAGATTAATAAAaggatttgatttcaattctgattacaagagagagagagtctatTTATTATAACCTACTATAGACTCTCCTATTCTATAGGCTAAACTAATATGACTAAGTTACAGCCACTAGAactaataacataatatataaaataataaggaaataGTAATAGCATAATATATCATAACTCACAACACACCCTAAGAGATCTCTATTTCttttctctctatttaaactttataaaccttatacctaaattcaataaattattttttcgttcgttatcctatattttcttcaacctaaaactctaccaattttttctctctcctaaactttacaatcttcctctaaaaatcggaaacaatattaatttttacgTCAttattgcttgtatattttgatttttattttttttactacgAGAGTGGTATTTGGACCCTTTTGTGCATCTCACTTGCCATATGCCTTGTTTTAATTTCCTAATCCTTAGTATAATATTTGGCATCTTAGCTTGAATCAACCAAGTCCCGGTCCTTTGTTTTACTTagcttgttttatttgttttttagcTTAATCATATCAACCTAACTCTTTAATGATAGGCCTAGCTTCTATAAGAATAGTTTTAGCTTGTGCTTAACTCCACATTACATCAATTCCGAACATTATAAGAGTCATCTCCAATGGAACGATATCTAAACTCTATATTGTAATTTGATACTTGATGGATGCGTGAAAAACGTCCTTATCAATtataattcggttcggtttgaaaAAGTTCAGTTTCGGTTCGGAATGAGTTCGGTTCGATTTAAGAACCCCAATTTTCAATATTTCCtaattttccaaaattactaccaaacaattaatacatattcacatagtccaaatccaaagtctaaacattatataacaaaatagcaatccAAAGTTCAAACACACTACTAATTTAAGTACTAATTACCATTTCAAACacactactaagtactaattacCAAACATCGTCGGCTTTTTTCCCAACCGACTCTTTGGCTCACTTGGAATATTGTGTTGACAAGATGAAGTGTCATCAACCTGTatagttaatatttgaaaaacaaGTGTCAAATACTGTATCGTTAATTTTTTGACATAATCCGTCATTCCTTGGCAAAATATATTTCCAGTGCACtagaatattatttttcagTGCACTGGAATATATATTCTTAGTAGAATTaatatcacatttggtccctcgacttttgagttttatcaattttggtgcacaactttaaattttttcaattttggagcctaactttgttatttttatcagttttggtcttTCTGACCAAATTGACGGCGAAATATTGTcggattttatattttaagggcaaaatcattatctcaaaaaaaaatcttcaatatctaaacaaaatcactgtaaaatcatatttataggtgtttGTGCAAATAATAAGGAAGACATGCAAAAACTAAACAGAGATCTATGAGATTTATAGAATCCACGATTGACAaacccttctttttctcttaatataatttttcttttgtttagatattgaagatctttctttgggataatgattttgcccttaaaatataaaattcgacaACATTTCACCTTCAATTTTGtcagaaggaccaaaactgataaaaataacaaagttaggcatcaaaattgaaaaaatttaaagttgtgcaccaaaattgataaaactcaaatTAAAGTCGAGGGACCgaaagtgatattaattcttcTTAGTActagaaaaataaaagttagAATGATATGATGTTGAAGCACATTAATTTCATAGAAACATGGAACTAaggaaaatacataatattgtAAGAATAACTAAGTTAGAGATAATTGTGAGGCAAATAACAATTACAGCAAATCTTGAGAATATGAGCAAGGGActacttctttattattaaaCGGTGTTTAGTTTGGTTTTTTATCGAACTGTTCGGTTCAAGTTTTTTATCGAACCGTTCGGTATATAAGAGTCTATTACCGTTTGGTTGTTTTGTTCGGAAAAATCAAACCAAATTTTCCAtccctaattttttttggtgcaaCTGATATGATTACCCACACGGTTAATTGGTAGCACTTTCCGTtgatttatttttccttttggcTTCATGTAGTAAGAAACAAGCTAGCTGAATAAAATGAACACTTTATTAGCCAAGAGATGGGGGGAATGGATCCCCATCTATATATTATTAGAGTTTAATATTTGAAACAACAtacaatttttttctaaatatagaaattaaaaactactaacaaaaaagaaaaaatattttcctaacatGGTTATACTTTGTAAATTGCATTGCCTTGGCACTGCAAAAGAAAACGGTAGAGTAAATAGATTGAGAATTTGAGAGAGAGCCAATGCCCAGTGAGTTCTTATAATCTTATGTAATCTATATCTTATCCCAGTAAGTTTCGAATTTAAAATTCCTAAATATCTATTATCTGATACACAAATCCTTAGggtttcaaatttaaaaagtttgacggattttgaattttacaattaaaaatcgAGCAGGTTCGATGCACAAAGAGATAGTCGAGGGGAAAATTGGGCAACTTGTTAAAGTAGTTCTTCAAATTTTAGAAATATTCTATTATGTGAGATTTATTCACAAatcataattgattaattaggatTTGGTAATTTGTTTAAGTTTATAATGTGAGGTAGTTTGCAAATAACATGAAATTGTAAGattataattgaatttaatttctaatttataatgtgtCACAATAATTGATATGAAActcaaataaaaatgttatagTACTACATAGTAAATAAGTGACCAATCATCTCGATCACATTGGTCATTAATTTTAATGGATCATATCATgcaaaatacattaaaattttactatagtTATTTCATTTAGAGGGGACGATTCAGGATtcggtttgatttttttttagtttcagtattaaaaaaaaaaattataccattcGATTTAACATTATAATTCGGAATTATTTTTGTAACATTATATTTCATGATATGAGAGTGAACGATGGCGATGCATTTGAGTTGGCTGACTTGGATGATGAGGCGGCTACTTTGGATGATGAAACAGCCAAACAAACCCTAATTGCTTCCTCGACACTGTGGTTCAATATCTTAGCAGCAGATGCGTCTGGTTCCCCTTTGAGTGCTTTAGTGCAATCATCAAGGCTAGTTAACGCTGCTGCAAGTTTGAGGTCCAAACTACCAACCTTATCCCCCTCGCGAATCGTGCCCACCGTCTCCAAGCTCTCCATCAAGCTGATCCATCAAATTATAATGTCAGTACACATAATCAAACTCATTAACCCAATCAGTTAACAGCTATTTATCGACTTACTTTTCTTCGGTTTCTTTGTAGGACTTTTTACACGCGGGGTTTCCTGACTCAATGGCCTTGGCTAGTTCCTGCGTAGCCGCAGTTATTGCCTTAGTTGCTGCCTCGTCCCAATATGTTGCTCCCTCCACCATCTTCTTGCACAGCTCTTTGTCCATGGCGGTGACACAGAAGTCGTAGGATGCATCAACATGGGAGGCAAAGATTAGATAGAAGACTACTACAGGCAATGCCACAATGTAGCTCTTCAAACCtaccattttttattattattattttttgtttttcttttttggtggtTGATTTTCAAGATTTTGTCGGGAATAAAAGATGTTGGAGGAGATATTGTTATACAAAAGAGAAATTTAAGGATGATCTCAACATACTATGTGGTTAGCCCTTTTTTACTCATAATCTCTTTAAAGTATTGGAATTTTCAAACTAAAACTCTAACCACAAATCATAATTTATTGTTAATACATCGATATAAAGATACACGgagtaaataattaaaaaaaaaattatgtgatatataatatacctttttttttagagttaattccttttttggttctagatttcTAGGCGTTATTCCGcttttagtctctttttttttttttttcaaaatatcttaTATTCGTCCTAGTTTTATTGTGGCAAgactatttttggtcctccgttaataAAATCGTTAAACATGCGTTAATTATAaggatatttttgtattttgatacaaaatatattttattaattaattagttcatCAAATAATTTGTTCTGCAGCATGTATTGTGATCAAAATATAGCTAATTCACATTCAAAATATTCAACTTTTCCGCAGCAGCGCAACACCGCCTCAGCACGTTTCGGCGTTCCGCACaaaaatttaggaccaaaaaaggaattaacacTTAAAACTAAATGGACTGAAATAGCCTTAAAATCAACGCTAGTTTAACGAATTtattaacggaggaccaaaaatggtcatgctgTAATAAAACTAAACCAACATAgggtgttttgaaaaaaaaaaaaaaaaggactaaaagttgaATGACctctataaatctaagaccaaaaaagg includes:
- the LOC116000929 gene encoding uncharacterized protein LOC116000929 → MVGLKSYIVALPVVVFYLIFASHVDASYDFCVTAMDKELCKKMVEGATYWDEAATKAITAATQELAKAIESGNPACKKSYKETEENLMESLETVGTIREGDKVGSLDLKLAAALTSLDDCTKALKGEPDASAAKILNHSVEEAIRVCLAVSSSKVAASSSKSANSNASPSFTLIS